A window of Acidobacteriota bacterium contains these coding sequences:
- a CDS encoding ABC transporter ATP-binding protein: MIELTGVGRRFRVGDQFVDALKEVDLTIASGEYVSVMGPSGSGKSTLLHILGLLDRPTSGRYRLGGRDVGSLGEAEQARVRRERVGFVFQFFHLVPRMTAAQNVELPLLLAGVPAAERRRRVERAIEAFGLADRANHRPDQLSGGQRQRVAIARATVMEPELLLADEPTGNLDRASGFEVLELLEELNARGITLVVVTHDPEIGGRARRCIRLMDGRIVEDRPRETAE, encoded by the coding sequence GTGATCGAGCTCACCGGTGTCGGCCGGCGCTTCCGCGTCGGCGACCAGTTCGTCGACGCCCTCAAGGAGGTCGACCTGACGATCGCCTCCGGCGAGTACGTGTCGGTGATGGGGCCGTCCGGCTCCGGCAAGTCGACTCTCCTGCACATCCTCGGCCTGCTCGACCGCCCCACTTCGGGCCGGTACCGGCTGGGCGGCCGCGACGTGGGCAGTCTGGGCGAAGCCGAGCAGGCGCGGGTGCGGCGGGAGCGGGTGGGGTTCGTGTTCCAGTTCTTCCACCTCGTCCCGCGGATGACGGCGGCCCAGAACGTCGAGCTGCCGCTGCTTCTGGCCGGTGTCCCGGCCGCCGAGCGGAGGCGGCGCGTGGAGCGGGCGATCGAGGCGTTCGGACTCGCCGACCGCGCGAACCACCGCCCCGATCAGCTCTCCGGGGGGCAGCGGCAGCGGGTGGCCATCGCGCGCGCCACCGTGATGGAACCGGAGCTGCTCCTCGCCGACGAGCCCACGGGCAACCTCGACCGCGCCTCCGGATTCGAGGTGCTCGAGTTGCTCGAGGAGCTCAACGCGCGCGGCATCACGCTGGTGGTGGTGACCCACGACCCGGAGATCGGCGGGCGTGCCCGCCGCTGCATCCGCCTGATGGACGGCCGGATCGTCGAGGACCGGCCGAGGGAGACGGCCGAGTGA